The following proteins come from a genomic window of Diorhabda carinulata isolate Delta chromosome X, icDioCari1.1, whole genome shotgun sequence:
- the LOC130902106 gene encoding uncharacterized protein LOC130902106, with the protein MDTNSLSNLKNASKPFVSIQSNINVTGNHKSSFNEIVTSETNQELRLESSQIYPPNQDFNSNKEEIGRELKENNEKIVEYIVCLRQHREELTYIIDKQYKERKKLETEMERVTYKLCLINKSMAQRIKTKKLYDDTIAEIESNYCHLIKDSEKILGVIRSEYEKLESTLNKKTSTEETDLTDENASGEHVGKAFKCPKLISTLDKIGTKYSNPSNDTFK; encoded by the exons atggataCAAATTCATtgagtaatttaaaaaatgcttcaaaacCATTTGTGTCCATACAAAGTAATATT AACGTAACAGGGAATCACAAAAGCTCTTTTAATGAAATTGTAACCTCAGAAACAAACCAAGAATTGAGATTAGAAAGCAGTCAAATATATCCACcaaatcaagattttaattcTAACAAAGAAGAAATCGGACGTgaactgaaagaaaataatgaaaaaatagtagaaTACATTGTTTGTTTGAGACAACACAGAGAAGAATTAACCTACATAATTGATAAGCAatacaaagaaagaaaaaaattagaaactgaAATGGAAAGGGTTACATACAAATTATGTTTG ataaataaaagtatggcacaaagaataaaaacaaaaaaattatatgatgatACTATTGCAGAAATCGAGAGTAACTACTGTCATCTTATCAAAGATTCAGAGAAGATTTTAGGTGTGATCAGAAGTGAATACGAAAAACTGGAATCAacgttaaataaaaaaactagtaCCGAGGAAACAGATCTTACAGATGA GAACGCTAGTGGTGAACATGTCGGCAAG GCGTTTAAATGTCCAAAACTGATATCTACACTGGATAAAATTGGAACAAAATACTCAAACCCTAGTAACGACACTTTCAAATGA
- the LOC130902105 gene encoding histone-lysine N-methyltransferase PR-Set7-like — protein sequence MVKAMSTEPTTPLMKTGSKNAELSPSTPHRIELRSDSAEDVKVVEKITEPTVKSKKRVKKGCLFPNGKEIKSADNHKLTEYFPVRRSVRKTTKIVLEEKQKNLEQALKSEYEEGLEVRVFEGKGRGVVASKDFSKGDFVVEYSGDLIDPIEAKLREEIYARNDKTGCYMYYFKYNNQQYCVDATIESGKLGRLVNHSRNGNLVTKTILIDNKPRLVLLAKNNIRKGEELLYDYGDRSKESLKHHPWLAY from the exons ATGGTTAAAg CGATGTCTACAGAACCTACAACGCCTTTGATGAAAACCGGAAGTAAAAATGCAGAATTATCACCATCTACTCCACATAGGATTGAACTTCGAAGTGATAGTGCTGAAGATGTTaaagttgttgaaaaaataacagaacCTACtgtaaaatcgaaaaaaag agTAAAAAAAGGATGTTTATTTCCAAATGGCAAAGAAATCAAATCTGCAGACAACCATAAATTGACTGAATATTTCCCTGTTAGAAGATCAGTACGTAAAACAACAAAGATTGTTttggaagaaaaacaaaaaaatttagaacaaGCTTTGAAGAGTGAATATGAAGAAGGTCTCGAG GTGAGAGTATTTGAAGGTAAAGGTAGGGGTGTAGTAGCATCAAAAGATTTTTCCAAAGGAGACTTTGTAGTAGAATATAGCGGCGATCTTATAGATCCAATTGAAGCAAAATTAAGAGAAGAAATTTATGCCAGAAATGATAAAACTGGCTGTTATATGTATTATTTCAAGTATAATAATCAACAGTATTG tGTGGATGCAACGATTGAATCTGGTAAACTAGGTCGCCTCGTGAATCATTCCAGAAATGGAAATTTagtaacaaaaacaattttaattgaCAACAAACCTCGATTGGTACTATTagcaaaaaacaatattagaaaAGGAGAAGAATTACTTTACGATTATGGGGATAGATCAAAAGAGTCGTTAAAACACCATCCTTGGTTAgcgtattaa
- the LOC130902103 gene encoding eukaryotic translation initiation factor 2 subunit 1: MPLSCRFYKEKYPEVEDVVMVNVRAIAEMGAYVHLLEYNNIEGMILLSELSRRRIRSINKLIRVGKTEPVVVIRVDKEKGYIDLSKRRVSVEDVEKCTERFAKAKAVNSILRHVAELLRYESDEQLEELYQKTAWYFEEKYKKNKASAYDFFKQAVLDPSILAECELDDKTKDVLLNNIKRKLTSQAVKIRADIECACYGYEGIDAVKAALKSGLALSTDELPIKINLIAPPLYVMTTSTPEKQDGLKILNDAIEKVKATITDLGGVFKVQMAPKVVTATDEAELVKQMERAELENAEVAGDDDEEQDEGQIYSEDEKDNSGEENEEE, encoded by the exons ATGCCGCTATCGTGTcgattttataaagaaaaatatcccGAAGTGGAAGATGTAGTAATGGTAAACGTAAGAGCCATCGCTGAGATGGGAGCTTATGTTCATCTACTAGAATACAACAACATAGAAGGGATGATTTTGCTTTCAGAGCTGTCCAGAAGACGTATCAGGTCTATTAATAAACTTATTCGTGTAGGTAAAACGGAACCTGTAGTAGTAATAAGAGTAGACAAAGAAAAAGGTTACATAGATCTTTCCAAACGACGTGTTAGTGTTGAagatgttgaaaaatgtacagAGAGATTTGCAAAAGCGAAAGCTGTTAATTCTATATTAAGACATGTCGCAGAATTACTAAGATACGAATCTGATGAACAATTAGAGGAATTGTATCAGAAGACTGCGTggtattttgaagaaaaatacaaGAAGAATAAAGCTAGTGCATATGACTTTTTCAAACAAGCAGTACT tGATCCAAGTATATTGGCAGAGTGCGAATTAGATGATAAAACAAAGGATGTTTTACTGAATAACATTAAGAGGAAACTAACATCTCAAGCTGTAAAAATTAGGGCAGACATTGAATGCGCATGTTACGGTTATGAAGGGATTGATGCAGTTAAAGCTGCTCTGAAATCTGGATTAGCTTTATCTACTGATGAATTACCCATCAAGATCAATCTAATAGCTCCACCATTATACg taatgACTACATCAACGCCAGAAAAACAAGAtggtttaaaaattttgaatgatgCTATTGAAAAAGTTAAAGCGACTATTACAGATCTGGGAGGTGTTTTCAAGGTTCAAATGGCT CCGAAAGTAGTGACTGCTACAGATGAAGCAGAGCTTGTTAAGCAGATGGAAAGAGCCGAACTTGAAAATGCCGAAGTTGCTGGCGACGATGATGAAGAACAAGACGAGGGTCAAATTTATAGCGAAGATGAAAAAGACAATTCTGGGGAAGAAAATGAGGAAGAATAA